One window of Myxococcales bacterium genomic DNA carries:
- a CDS encoding cyclic nucleotide-binding domain-containing protein, which yields MSEPDDVIPVPHDDDDDDVAWALQTAAVQWRRGAKPDAVLWLRRAVESAMEVGHVQRATELNERIAGVEDQLVNDIFSSPPPAVASGADVDDLLDATVSAGRASIDIEFDDENEHTEVVSSADLYHSGGALPPSEPPTAQQPHPTSAPPPAPAESAPPGPHYADSAVPPPPASASQPPPRRRVRPPPAPSSMPKDESVPPPPHLPRAAGAAPRGVPDAVFESPTVVPAPRSAQVFEAVPDSTPTIATTEADILGELPPISAAFDDGAASIPSPPSFEEQAAAESEPFDPRALALGDDFDDPSTEALPVPDGFPEAPALPPPEEGEACIRGVSLVNVAGLQDLPPEAQAALVASARLERLDVDEEVSAFAVALVVEGWASIMPAIADVACAFAQVGDVVFTDGTLDESISMRVVAGETDTYVAVWDSEALKQATSDCPWVADELRVVADRFQALAGATIGPLGERLDDTLRQMVTSRCEVRTALPGDEIVSAGRPVDGMYIVGAGVVELTAGADVVGELGPGEFLFATSVMAASNAPMGARAGKSGALLLFAERHAAHELLVSVPPLLEILAG from the coding sequence ATGTCCGAGCCGGACGACGTCATACCCGTACCGCACGACGACGACGATGACGACGTCGCGTGGGCGCTGCAGACCGCGGCGGTCCAGTGGCGTCGTGGCGCAAAACCGGACGCGGTGCTCTGGCTGCGTCGCGCCGTCGAGTCGGCGATGGAGGTGGGGCATGTGCAGCGCGCCACCGAGCTGAACGAGCGCATCGCTGGCGTCGAAGACCAGCTGGTCAACGACATATTCTCTTCGCCGCCTCCGGCGGTGGCCTCCGGGGCCGACGTCGACGACCTGCTCGACGCCACCGTCTCCGCTGGCCGCGCCAGCATCGACATCGAGTTCGACGACGAGAACGAACACACCGAGGTCGTCTCGTCGGCAGACCTGTATCACAGCGGCGGGGCGCTGCCGCCGTCGGAACCACCGACTGCGCAGCAGCCCCACCCGACCTCCGCGCCGCCGCCCGCGCCTGCAGAGTCCGCGCCGCCAGGCCCGCACTACGCCGATTCGGCGGTGCCGCCGCCGCCCGCTTCCGCTTCGCAGCCGCCACCCCGCCGGCGTGTGCGTCCGCCTCCGGCCCCGTCATCGATGCCGAAGGACGAGAGCGTGCCGCCACCTCCGCACCTACCGCGCGCAGCAGGAGCGGCGCCGCGTGGGGTGCCGGACGCCGTGTTCGAATCGCCTACCGTGGTCCCCGCGCCGAGGTCCGCGCAGGTCTTCGAGGCGGTGCCCGACTCGACGCCGACGATCGCCACGACGGAGGCCGACATTCTGGGTGAGCTGCCGCCGATCAGCGCGGCGTTCGACGACGGCGCCGCGTCGATTCCGTCACCGCCCAGCTTCGAGGAGCAAGCTGCGGCGGAATCGGAGCCGTTCGATCCGCGCGCTCTCGCCCTTGGTGATGATTTCGACGATCCGAGCACCGAAGCGTTGCCCGTGCCGGACGGTTTCCCGGAGGCTCCCGCGCTGCCGCCCCCCGAGGAAGGGGAGGCCTGCATCCGCGGAGTGAGCTTGGTCAACGTGGCCGGGTTGCAGGATCTTCCGCCCGAAGCGCAGGCGGCCTTGGTTGCGAGCGCGCGCCTCGAGCGGCTGGACGTCGATGAGGAAGTCAGTGCGTTCGCGGTCGCTCTGGTGGTGGAGGGCTGGGCCAGCATCATGCCCGCCATCGCCGATGTCGCGTGCGCCTTCGCGCAGGTGGGTGATGTCGTGTTCACGGACGGCACGCTGGACGAGAGCATCTCGATGCGTGTCGTTGCCGGCGAGACCGATACCTACGTTGCCGTCTGGGACAGCGAGGCGCTCAAACAGGCGACCTCGGACTGCCCGTGGGTCGCTGACGAGCTGCGCGTCGTCGCCGACCGCTTTCAAGCGCTCGCTGGCGCTACCATCGGCCCGCTCGGTGAGCGGCTCGACGATACCTTGCGACAGATGGTGACCAGTCGTTGTGAGGTGCGCACGGCGCTGCCCGGCGACGAGATCGTATCCGCCGGCAGACCCGTCGATGGCATGTACATCGTGGGCGCGGGGGTGGTCGAGCTGACGGCGGGTGCCGACGTGGTCGGTGAGCTCGGCCCCGGCGAGTTCTTGTTCGCGACCTCGGTGATGGCCGCGTCCAACGCGCCGATGGGGGCGCGCGCGGGGAAATCCGGCGCGCTGCTCCTGTTCGCGGAGCGACATGCCGCGCACGAGCTGCTCGTCAGTGTACCGCCGCTCTTGGAGATCCTCGCCGGCTGA
- a CDS encoding AarF/ABC1/UbiB kinase family protein, whose protein sequence is MLVRHGFGEIAQRIGFGKAKKTHDSTPPPAAKGATTDVEITAEDEEHGAKERQETSTAVRARRVLEDLGPSFVKLGQIASTRADVLPPELLAELKKLQDSVPEVPFDQLKRQVERSLGAELPEVFESFEEKPLAAASIAQVHRAVLRTDDGNKDVVVKVQRPGIAETIASDLDLLHTFAALIERTIPESKIYNPVGLVQQFDKAITAELDFATEADNAIRFAQNFQGFRNVRFPAVYKQASSKHVLTLEFIPGKKVYDALAAGFHRKKLARISLDVIVKQIFEDGFFHADPHPGNVMVLGEQEDPILVMIDLGMVGRLSPRMRDLTVDVMVGAVRKDYEAIADAMYAIGTPTKKIDMDAYRAEVGMLTEKYLGKQLKDIELSAMIRDLVQGATKYGLEIPSDFMLVGKALMTVEGVGKEIDPELDVFEEAKPLFVEILRKRYSPERLGNELLRRIEKLSGATYNMPQQLQEVLDDLRLGRLKLNTLDPAAGAATDRLGRRLFSAVVGAALIIGGAALAASGREIVGYLLVVLAAALLGAHVLADAGRAFRRKK, encoded by the coding sequence GTGTTGGTGCGCCACGGGTTCGGCGAGATCGCCCAGCGCATCGGCTTCGGCAAGGCGAAGAAGACACACGACAGCACGCCACCGCCTGCAGCCAAAGGCGCGACGACAGACGTCGAGATCACAGCCGAGGACGAGGAGCACGGTGCCAAGGAACGCCAGGAGACCTCAACGGCGGTTCGCGCCCGGCGTGTGCTCGAAGATCTGGGCCCCTCGTTCGTCAAGCTCGGGCAGATCGCCTCGACCCGCGCCGACGTGCTCCCCCCCGAGCTCCTGGCGGAGCTGAAAAAACTTCAGGACTCCGTGCCGGAAGTCCCGTTCGATCAGCTCAAACGCCAGGTGGAGCGCTCGCTTGGCGCCGAGCTCCCGGAAGTGTTCGAGAGCTTCGAGGAGAAACCGCTGGCCGCAGCCAGCATCGCCCAGGTCCACCGCGCGGTCCTGCGCACCGACGACGGCAACAAGGACGTGGTGGTCAAGGTGCAGCGGCCGGGCATCGCCGAGACCATCGCGAGTGATCTCGATCTGCTGCATACGTTCGCGGCCCTGATCGAGCGGACGATACCGGAGAGCAAGATCTACAACCCCGTCGGTCTGGTGCAGCAGTTCGACAAAGCCATCACGGCCGAGCTCGATTTCGCCACCGAGGCCGACAACGCCATTCGCTTCGCCCAGAACTTCCAGGGGTTTCGCAACGTGCGCTTCCCCGCGGTCTACAAACAAGCCTCGAGCAAGCACGTTCTCACCCTCGAGTTCATCCCGGGGAAGAAGGTCTACGACGCCCTGGCCGCGGGTTTTCACCGCAAGAAGCTGGCGAGGATCTCCCTCGACGTGATCGTGAAGCAGATCTTCGAGGACGGCTTCTTCCACGCCGACCCGCACCCCGGCAACGTGATGGTGCTCGGTGAGCAAGAAGACCCCATCTTGGTGATGATCGATCTCGGCATGGTCGGGCGCCTGTCGCCACGCATGCGCGATCTCACCGTCGACGTGATGGTCGGCGCGGTGCGAAAGGACTACGAGGCCATCGCGGATGCGATGTACGCCATCGGCACGCCGACCAAGAAGATCGACATGGACGCTTACCGCGCCGAGGTCGGCATGCTGACCGAGAAGTACCTGGGCAAACAGCTCAAGGACATCGAGCTCTCGGCCATGATCCGCGATCTGGTGCAGGGTGCGACCAAGTACGGACTGGAGATCCCTTCCGACTTCATGCTGGTCGGCAAGGCGCTGATGACCGTCGAGGGTGTCGGCAAGGAGATCGACCCGGAGCTCGACGTCTTCGAGGAGGCCAAGCCGCTCTTCGTCGAGATCCTGCGCAAGCGTTATTCACCCGAACGCCTGGGCAATGAGCTGCTCCGACGCATCGAGAAGCTCAGCGGTGCGACCTACAACATGCCGCAACAGCTCCAAGAGGTGCTGGACGACCTGCGCCTCGGGCGGCTGAAGCTCAATACACTCGACCCGGCTGCGGGCGCAGCGACCGATCGGCTGGGGCGCCGTCTGTTCTCCGCCGTGGTCGGCGCGGCACTGATCATCGGCGGTGCGGCGCTCGCCGCATCGGGCCGAGAGATCGTCGGCTACCTGCTCGTCGTGCTGGCCGCAGCGTTGCTCGGGGCCCACGTCTTGGCGGACGCGGGCCGGGCCTTCCGCCGCAAGAAATGA
- a CDS encoding site-2 protease family protein has protein sequence MVIHEGGHLLAARAFGMRVIRFSIGFGPALWRHQPKGSDTIYQIALIPFLAYVQIAGMNPLEEIDPDDKGSYANASLVGRISAIVAGPLANYLFASVFFFVAFLIGGDPTKVQVMKDGAAQRAGLENGDKVVSIDGTKIERWEQIPELVLPRANKKMSITVLRGSDQKVIEVVPEPKAKAGGGQIGVRPISSVPALGVKEAAVESVIHPAKVVEALVVGLGRMITGREKPEVSGPVGIVRETSRAAEQGAAEYLFLLGLLSAYLGGFNLLPFPALDGGRLMFLCYEAVTRRRPNARIEAHVHAVGLLMLLALIAVVSVFDIRGR, from the coding sequence ATGGTGATCCACGAAGGAGGTCACCTCTTGGCGGCGCGCGCGTTCGGGATGCGCGTGATTCGTTTCAGCATCGGCTTTGGCCCCGCACTCTGGCGCCATCAGCCGAAGGGCAGCGACACGATCTACCAGATCGCGCTGATCCCGTTCCTCGCCTACGTGCAGATCGCGGGCATGAACCCGCTCGAGGAGATCGACCCGGACGACAAGGGCAGCTACGCCAACGCTTCGTTGGTCGGGCGCATCTCGGCAATCGTCGCCGGCCCACTCGCCAACTACCTGTTCGCATCGGTGTTCTTCTTCGTGGCCTTCTTGATCGGCGGAGACCCCACCAAGGTCCAGGTCATGAAGGACGGTGCGGCGCAGCGCGCCGGTCTGGAGAATGGCGACAAGGTCGTGTCCATCGACGGGACGAAGATCGAACGCTGGGAGCAAATTCCCGAGCTCGTGCTGCCCCGCGCCAACAAGAAGATGTCCATCACCGTGCTGCGGGGGTCCGATCAGAAGGTGATCGAGGTCGTCCCCGAGCCGAAGGCAAAAGCTGGGGGCGGACAGATCGGTGTGCGCCCCATCTCTTCCGTGCCCGCCCTGGGTGTCAAAGAGGCCGCGGTCGAGTCCGTCATCCACCCGGCAAAGGTCGTCGAGGCGTTGGTCGTGGGCCTGGGTCGCATGATCACGGGACGGGAGAAACCCGAGGTCTCGGGGCCCGTGGGCATCGTGAGGGAGACCAGCCGCGCCGCTGAACAAGGTGCGGCTGAGTACCTGTTCTTGCTCGGGCTGCTCTCGGCCTATCTGGGCGGTTTCAACCTGCTGCCTTTCCCCGCGCTCGACGGCGGGCGGCTGATGTTCTTGTGCTACGAGGCGGTCACACGACGGCGCCCGAACGCCCGCATCGAGGCCCACGTTCACGCGGTAGGGCTGCTCATGCTGCTGGCCCTCATCGCCGTCGTCAGCGTATTCGACATTCGCGGCCGGTGA
- a CDS encoding DUF533 domain-containing protein: protein MSIDIGRDTVLALVAVAWADGAVDPAEAAGIRGAAQQLGLDADSIKVMEAALGREFSLDEVETVRMNRLTRLFTFAASIWIATLDGGIGTEEEQVLDLLGDRLGLSKIARDRAKGVALGLRDAPPSNRPGGFDLPALKSKLSAGLSQIGDD from the coding sequence ATGAGCATCGACATCGGGCGTGACACCGTACTCGCACTGGTGGCGGTCGCGTGGGCCGACGGCGCGGTCGACCCCGCCGAGGCCGCCGGCATTCGCGGAGCAGCACAACAACTGGGTCTGGACGCCGACTCGATCAAGGTGATGGAAGCCGCGCTCGGGCGCGAGTTCAGTCTGGACGAAGTGGAGACGGTTCGCATGAACCGGCTGACGCGGCTCTTCACGTTCGCGGCGTCAATCTGGATCGCGACTCTCGACGGAGGCATCGGGACCGAGGAAGAGCAGGTGCTCGATCTGCTCGGAGATCGCCTGGGGCTGTCCAAGATCGCGCGGGACCGCGCCAAGGGCGTCGCGCTCGGCCTACGCGATGCGCCCCCCTCCAATCGCCCCGGCGGCTTCGATCTGCCCGCGCTGAAATCCAAGCTCTCGGCGGGGCTCAGCCAAATCGGCGACGACTGA
- a CDS encoding DNA translocase FtsK, with the protein MGARPFSPRRHAAADPAMAEASVASDSPVRLSGRGREAAALLLFAVSCFLCLALASYRLDPNDPTVSGSDWVGPVGAFVAGVLVRAFGLVAWVVPLEVALIGLPLLRRKDIGSASLRVAGDLVLAIVLASLTRVALPELLVFGRVPSGGNVGLVFGELARGLFSSLGSFLVGGTIVGLILIGRSSFSFIALVQRVVALAQLFSSRAQNASRRFGGAWAEAHRLREEQRAQRREAAAPQITSHETDEAIIAQLVDDDVFVPPEMTGTPPIAISTALRAAAPESAEEILFQASPASASDLEQAPVAPAPVAPPTTPTPELGAVAFQAVEALDRAPDTGAAVEGAEAEVAEESDAPVVRKSSRAKAKSDELVIIDTKPAQAVKRGSGPSPRTAHGYTFPTPSLLLPPSHVQTEVDREHIRHNAALLEKTLGDYGVTARVEEVHPGPTVTMYEVAPEAGTKVSKVASLVDDLALGLSRTVRIVAPIPGKNRIGFEIPNDERIPVNLRELIEDKHFAKLAEKAPLPVVLGRDIVGVPFYADLASMPHVIVAGATGAGKSVGLNVMLSSLLFCRSPAELRFLMIDPKVVELAPFDGIPHMLLPVVTDMKKAATALKWAVDEMERRYQLFANAGTKNISTYNGWVKRVVSGEAPLPPPEEVQALAPDGSMVSVAAAKQGTDGKHLPHALPYIVIVVDEFADLMMQQGKEVEVSVARLAQKARAAGMHVVLATQRPSVDVITGMIKANFPSRIGFRVAQKVDSRTILDEQGAELLLGKGDMLVKLNGSTDTRRVQCPFVSEEEVAALTEFVRRQGAPEYHDEILAAVEEDSADASPEEQTDARFDEAVNVVRETQRCSTSWLQRKMTIGYNRAAKIVEMMERRGLVGPPNGAKDREVLMPPG; encoded by the coding sequence ATGGGCGCTAGACCCTTTTCGCCGCGGCGGCACGCCGCGGCCGATCCCGCGATGGCGGAGGCCTCGGTCGCTTCCGACAGTCCCGTGCGTTTGTCGGGGCGAGGGCGCGAGGCCGCCGCCCTGCTTCTGTTCGCGGTTTCCTGCTTCCTGTGTCTGGCGCTGGCCAGCTATCGGCTCGACCCCAACGACCCAACGGTGAGCGGCAGTGACTGGGTGGGACCGGTCGGCGCATTCGTTGCCGGCGTGCTGGTCCGAGCCTTCGGCCTGGTCGCGTGGGTCGTCCCGCTCGAGGTCGCCCTGATCGGCCTACCGCTCCTGCGGCGCAAGGACATCGGCTCGGCCAGTCTGCGGGTCGCGGGCGATCTGGTGCTCGCCATCGTGCTCGCGTCCCTGACCCGGGTGGCATTGCCCGAGCTGCTCGTGTTCGGGCGGGTGCCGTCGGGTGGCAACGTCGGTCTGGTATTCGGGGAGCTCGCCCGCGGCTTGTTCTCGTCGCTCGGTTCTTTCCTGGTTGGCGGCACCATCGTGGGCTTGATCCTGATCGGTCGCAGCAGCTTCTCGTTCATCGCGCTCGTGCAGCGGGTGGTCGCGTTGGCTCAGTTGTTCTCGTCGCGCGCGCAGAATGCCTCGAGGCGTTTTGGTGGCGCATGGGCAGAAGCGCACCGGCTCCGCGAGGAGCAGCGTGCACAGCGTCGCGAAGCGGCCGCGCCCCAGATCACCTCGCATGAGACGGACGAGGCGATCATTGCGCAGCTGGTGGACGACGACGTCTTCGTGCCGCCCGAGATGACGGGCACGCCGCCGATCGCGATTTCCACCGCGCTCAGGGCGGCTGCTCCCGAGTCAGCGGAGGAGATCCTGTTTCAGGCGAGTCCGGCCAGTGCTTCAGACTTGGAGCAGGCGCCGGTTGCGCCGGCGCCGGTCGCGCCGCCCACGACACCAACGCCGGAGCTCGGGGCCGTCGCGTTTCAGGCCGTGGAAGCCCTGGACCGAGCACCCGACACCGGCGCTGCGGTCGAGGGCGCCGAGGCGGAGGTCGCGGAGGAAAGCGACGCGCCGGTGGTTCGAAAATCCTCCCGCGCGAAGGCCAAGTCCGACGAGCTGGTGATCATCGACACCAAACCCGCCCAGGCGGTCAAGCGGGGTTCTGGCCCGTCGCCGCGCACGGCGCACGGCTACACCTTCCCGACTCCGTCGCTGTTGTTGCCACCCAGTCACGTTCAGACGGAGGTCGACCGCGAGCACATCCGACACAACGCCGCGCTGTTGGAGAAGACCTTGGGTGACTACGGCGTCACCGCCCGGGTCGAAGAGGTTCACCCGGGGCCCACGGTCACCATGTACGAGGTGGCGCCGGAGGCCGGGACGAAGGTCAGCAAGGTGGCGAGCCTGGTCGACGATCTCGCGCTGGGTCTGTCCCGCACCGTGCGCATCGTCGCGCCGATCCCGGGCAAGAACCGCATCGGCTTCGAGATCCCCAACGACGAGCGCATCCCCGTGAATCTGCGCGAGCTGATCGAGGACAAACACTTCGCCAAGCTCGCCGAGAAGGCCCCGCTCCCGGTCGTGCTCGGACGCGACATCGTGGGTGTGCCGTTCTACGCGGATCTCGCGTCCATGCCCCACGTGATCGTCGCCGGTGCCACCGGTGCCGGCAAGAGTGTCGGCCTGAACGTGATGTTGTCGAGCCTGCTCTTCTGCCGTAGCCCGGCCGAGCTGCGGTTCTTGATGATCGATCCCAAGGTCGTGGAGCTCGCACCGTTCGACGGCATTCCGCACATGCTGTTGCCCGTCGTCACCGACATGAAGAAGGCGGCCACCGCACTCAAGTGGGCCGTGGACGAGATGGAGCGGCGCTATCAGCTGTTCGCCAACGCCGGCACCAAGAACATTTCCACCTACAACGGCTGGGTGAAGCGCGTCGTGTCCGGGGAGGCGCCGCTGCCTCCGCCCGAAGAAGTGCAAGCGCTTGCGCCGGACGGCTCGATGGTGAGCGTCGCCGCCGCCAAACAAGGCACGGACGGCAAACATCTACCGCACGCGCTGCCGTACATCGTGATCGTCGTCGACGAGTTCGCCGACTTGATGATGCAGCAGGGCAAAGAGGTCGAGGTGAGTGTGGCGCGCCTGGCACAGAAGGCGCGCGCCGCGGGCATGCACGTCGTGCTCGCCACGCAGCGCCCGAGCGTCGACGTGATCACCGGCATGATCAAGGCGAACTTCCCGTCTCGCATCGGCTTCCGGGTCGCGCAGAAGGTCGACAGTCGCACGATCTTGGACGAACAGGGTGCCGAGTTGCTGCTGGGCAAAGGCGACATGCTCGTGAAGCTCAACGGCTCGACGGACACACGCCGGGTGCAGTGCCCGTTCGTGAGCGAGGAAGAGGTCGCGGCGTTGACCGAGTTCGTACGCCGTCAGGGCGCCCCCGAGTATCACGACGAAATTCTGGCGGCCGTGGAGGAAGACTCCGCCGACGCGAGCCCCGAGGAGCAGACCGACGCGCGCTTCGACGAGGCCGTGAACGTGGTGCGCGAAACACAACGCTGCTCGACCTCCTGGCTGCAGCGCAAGATGACCATCGGCTACAACCGAGCCGCGAAAATCGTGGAAATGATGGAGCGCCGGGGACTCGTGGGTCCACCGAACGGGGCAAAAGATCGAGAAGTCCTCATGCCCCCAGGCTGA
- a CDS encoding L,D-transpeptidase, with amino-acid sequence MRPLSIALALALVTPRVAEAQPLPWVEGGLPIAVEIASVEIPEKDEPLYLRPAPHAARRGSAEMSARLPLYAAKRGAGCRGYWLMVGPLAWVCQDRVRLSTDPPVGARKGPIEMPDGMPFRYHFVGRNGALGYHTLSVAEEIAPDAELEPGFAVAVVNVAKRGADPFAFTTKNLWIPMRDLGAVRPLPLRGIEITDGMLNLAWVYEDHARVYSKPGGSRLSSETRPQWERLKVLDTVTKERHRWFRIAQDRWVNDHDVRAPTTAPVPGEAAPGERWIDVDIANQVLTAYEGERPIFATIVSTGKGKGKSILATPVGTHRVWVKLLSSDMDNLEDEDASRYYAIQDVPWVMYFEKGYGLHGTFWHRSFGRVRSHGCVNLTPMDAQRLFNWTGPSLPAGWTAALPTEYDRGTLIRVR; translated from the coding sequence GTGCGTCCGCTCTCCATCGCGCTCGCCTTGGCCCTGGTGACACCCCGGGTTGCCGAGGCCCAACCTCTGCCCTGGGTGGAGGGTGGCCTGCCAATCGCAGTCGAGATCGCCAGTGTGGAGATCCCCGAGAAGGACGAGCCGCTCTATCTGCGACCGGCTCCTCACGCGGCGCGTCGGGGATCCGCCGAAATGAGCGCCCGGCTGCCGCTGTATGCGGCCAAGCGCGGCGCTGGCTGTCGGGGGTACTGGCTGATGGTCGGGCCGCTCGCCTGGGTTTGTCAGGATCGCGTGCGACTGTCGACGGATCCACCGGTCGGCGCGCGCAAGGGTCCGATCGAAATGCCCGACGGCATGCCGTTCCGTTACCACTTCGTGGGCAGGAACGGCGCGCTCGGATACCACACGCTGTCGGTGGCAGAAGAGATCGCCCCCGACGCGGAGCTCGAGCCCGGCTTCGCAGTCGCGGTCGTCAACGTCGCGAAGCGGGGTGCTGATCCCTTCGCATTCACCACCAAGAATCTCTGGATCCCCATGCGCGACCTGGGGGCCGTGCGTCCGCTCCCGCTCCGGGGCATCGAAATCACCGATGGGATGCTGAACCTAGCCTGGGTCTACGAAGACCACGCACGGGTCTACAGCAAACCCGGCGGTTCGCGCCTCAGCTCCGAGACCCGCCCGCAGTGGGAGCGCCTGAAGGTCCTCGACACCGTCACCAAGGAAAGACATCGCTGGTTCCGGATCGCACAAGATCGCTGGGTGAATGACCACGACGTGCGGGCCCCCACGACCGCGCCCGTGCCTGGCGAAGCAGCCCCTGGAGAGCGCTGGATCGACGTCGACATTGCGAACCAGGTGTTGACCGCGTACGAGGGCGAACGGCCGATCTTCGCGACCATTGTCTCGACCGGCAAGGGCAAGGGCAAGAGCATCCTGGCCACACCGGTTGGTACACACCGGGTCTGGGTCAAACTCCTGTCGAGTGACATGGACAACCTCGAGGACGAGGACGCCAGCCGTTATTACGCCATTCAAGACGTGCCCTGGGTCATGTACTTCGAGAAGGGCTACGGTCTCCACGGCACCTTCTGGCACCGCTCGTTCGGCCGCGTTCGCAGCCACGGCTGTGTCAATCTGACCCCCATGGACGCACAGCGCCTGTTCAACTGGACGGGGCCCAGCCTGCCGGCGGGTTGGACCGCCGCACTGCCGACCGAATACGACCGCGGCACCCTGATTCGTGTGCGCTGA
- a CDS encoding FHA domain-containing protein: protein MPRSAPPPPAPPAQQPYGTLNIYYSGERFPITKDRFIIGRGKQSSDLTIKDPNVSRQHAMVEYLNGQYYIVDMGSTNGVEYNGQRVQRKVINEGDHFKVCDHEISFSYG, encoded by the coding sequence ATGCCGCGCTCGGCGCCGCCTCCGCCGGCCCCACCGGCGCAGCAGCCCTACGGCACGCTCAACATCTACTACTCGGGCGAGCGCTTTCCGATCACCAAAGATCGCTTCATCATCGGGCGCGGCAAGCAGTCTAGCGACCTGACGATCAAAGATCCGAACGTGTCGCGTCAGCACGCGATGGTCGAGTACTTGAACGGGCAGTACTACATCGTCGACATGGGCTCGACCAACGGCGTCGAGTACAACGGCCAGCGTGTGCAGCGGAAAGTGATCAACGAGGGAGATCACTTCAAGGTCTGCGATCACGAGATCAGCTTCAGTTATGGCTGA
- a CDS encoding oxidoreductase has translation MRVAVLGAGALGRVYGVHLAEAGEQVSFVVRPSRLTETRAFVIQRRNGDRLRRQIAEPRRVSEIPPDTALILLAVRADQLNEDVERLLQSGPEIPVVALTPLLPLSLARLEGWTAANCFVAMPALASSEGPDGVDEYWAFRASPSLFEERDVDGNDSVRALVVSLRRSRLPARSSRDVRQRNPATTIAFFPISVAVSRAGGVEPMLANPQLASLGAQAAREALVLAQRIGPIELPLVLALRGVTPRTLRWVFSVVGKLLPEANHFVDSHFGTKLQAQHRVLGAEILELGRAHGVALPSLERLLD, from the coding sequence GTGCGAGTTGCAGTTCTGGGAGCCGGAGCCCTCGGCCGAGTCTACGGTGTTCACCTCGCCGAGGCCGGAGAGCAGGTCTCGTTCGTCGTGCGCCCGTCCCGGCTGACCGAGACGCGGGCCTTCGTGATCCAGCGGCGCAACGGAGACCGCCTGCGCCGCCAAATTGCCGAGCCGCGACGAGTAAGCGAAATCCCGCCCGACACCGCCCTGATTCTGCTCGCTGTGCGCGCCGACCAGCTGAACGAAGACGTGGAACGGCTGCTGCAGAGTGGCCCTGAAATACCCGTGGTCGCGCTCACGCCGCTCCTGCCGCTCTCGCTCGCTCGGCTCGAAGGTTGGACCGCCGCCAATTGTTTCGTTGCCATGCCGGCGCTGGCATCGAGTGAAGGGCCCGACGGGGTGGACGAGTACTGGGCGTTCCGCGCATCACCCAGCCTGTTCGAGGAGCGCGACGTCGACGGCAACGACAGCGTGCGCGCGTTGGTTGTCTCACTCCGGCGCTCGCGCCTCCCCGCTCGCTCATCCAGAGACGTGCGACAGCGCAACCCGGCGACCACGATCGCGTTCTTTCCCATCTCGGTCGCAGTGAGCCGCGCCGGCGGAGTCGAGCCAATGCTCGCCAATCCGCAGCTCGCCTCGCTCGGTGCCCAGGCGGCGCGCGAGGCCCTGGTGCTGGCGCAGAGAATCGGTCCCATCGAGCTGCCGCTCGTGCTGGCCCTCCGCGGCGTCACACCGCGGACGCTGCGCTGGGTCTTTTCCGTCGTGGGCAAGCTCTTGCCCGAGGCGAATCATTTCGTCGACAGCCACTTCGGTACCAAGCTCCAAGCTCAGCATCGAGTGCTCGGGGCCGAAATCCTGGAGCTCGGGCGAGCCCACGGCGTGGCGCTTCCCAGCCTGGAACGCCTGCTCGACTGA
- a CDS encoding UDP-3-O-acyl-N-acetylglucosamine deacetylase, with amino-acid sequence MSGYVELHGRGLHSGARASIRFDARPGPLLFRFGDDEASPEQLTLVRTDHGVCLRARHGRHEVDLCEHMLAALAGLGLRSGVVVTVTGPEVPLLDGGAFELGRALATLACRREPPRLVVAERAELSDGSSSYVFEPGDSVHLQVEVDFGHGLGRQRAEHRGEPEAFMAEIAAARTFGFEHDAESLRRAGRARHVDPSAVVVLDAEGRVLGPSRPLEPNELARHKLLDLIGDLALYGGPPRGRVFADRPGHTATHRVVAKALASGLLRPI; translated from the coding sequence GTGAGTGGGTACGTCGAGCTTCACGGGCGCGGCCTGCACAGCGGCGCTCGCGCCAGCATCCGCTTCGATGCCCGCCCCGGACCGCTCCTGTTTCGTTTCGGCGACGATGAAGCCAGCCCAGAGCAGCTGACGCTCGTGCGCACGGATCACGGCGTCTGCCTGAGGGCGCGCCACGGTCGGCACGAGGTCGACCTGTGTGAACACATGCTGGCTGCACTGGCTGGTCTCGGCCTTCGGAGCGGCGTCGTCGTCACGGTGACCGGACCCGAAGTTCCGCTGCTCGACGGCGGCGCCTTCGAGCTGGGGCGCGCGCTCGCGACACTCGCTTGTCGGCGCGAGCCACCGCGCCTCGTAGTCGCGGAACGAGCCGAGCTCTCGGACGGGTCCAGCAGCTACGTCTTCGAGCCGGGCGACTCCGTGCACTTGCAGGTCGAGGTCGACTTCGGACACGGCCTCGGCCGCCAGCGCGCAGAGCACCGGGGCGAACCCGAGGCGTTCATGGCCGAGATCGCCGCGGCCCGGACCTTTGGCTTCGAACACGACGCCGAATCGCTCCGCCGAGCTGGGCGCGCTCGCCACGTCGACCCCTCGGCCGTCGTCGTGCTCGACGCGGAAGGTCGGGTACTCGGGCCCTCACGGCCCCTCGAACCGAACGAGCTCGCCCGCCACAAACTTCTCGACCTGATCGGAGACCTGGCGCTGTACGGCGGCCCACCGCGAGGGCGGGTCTTTGCCGACCGTCCGGGTCACACGGCCACTCACCGCGTCGTCGCAAAAGCCCTGGCCAGCGGGCTCTTGCGCCCCATCTGA